The genomic segment TCGTTGCCCTCACCGGCCGCCCGGTAGATGACCTCGACCTCGACGCCGGGGATGGGAGGCAGCCCCGGCGGCAGCAGGCTGCGCTGGAGGGCCTGGCTGATGGCCGTGCGCTCGCTGTACAGACGGGCGTTGTCCAGGGCGAGGGCGGCGCGGCGGGAGAGGTCCTCGGCGAGTTCGAGGATCTCCTGGCGGAACCGTTCGTCCGCGGGTTTGCCGAGGGTGAGCATGCCGATGACGCGGTTGCGGGCGACGAGCGGCAGGACCACGGTCTCGCCGCCGACCGCGGCGGCGGTCGCCAGCGCGGTGCCGGGTCCGGTCGCCGGGCGGCCGGCCTCGCCGAGGCCGAGGCTGCGCAACGAGGCGCGCAGCGCGGTGGAGTGGGCGGCGTCGGAGGGCGCGGTCCAGATGCGCGCGCCGGGCGTGGGCTCCGGCGCGGGCGGGTTGAGCTTCGCCAGCAGGGCCTTGATGCCGTCGATCCGGTCCTCGTCCTCGTGCAGCACGAAGGCGAGTTCGGGTTCCGACTGTTCGGCGATGGTGTAGACGGCACACCAACTGGCCAGGGTGGGAACGGTCATCTGGGCCATGAGGGCCAGCGTCTGGTCGCGTTCCAGGGTGCCCGCGAGCAGGTCGGAGGCCTCGACGAGGAAGGACAGCGAGCCGCGGCGCAGCCGTTCCAGTTCGGTGAGGCGGGCGCTCTCGACGGCCAGCGCGATGCGGTCGGCGGCGAACTGCAGCCGCAGCGCTTCCTCGTTGGAGTAGCGGCCCGGGGCCTCGGCGGCGACGCCGAGGGAGCCGGTGAGCCGGCCCTCGACCTTCAGCGGCACGGTGACGATGGAGCGCATCCCGGTGCCGGCGAGCAGCGGGACGGCGCCGGGGACGGCGTTGAGATCCTCGTGGACGGCGGGCATCCTGGCGCTGCCGTAGCGGCCGGTGCCGGCCTCGACGGGGACGCGGGCGAAGCGCTGACGGGCGGAGGGCAGGCCGGTGGAGGCGCGCACCTCCAGCTCCGTCTCGTCGTCGGTGGCGAGCAGCAGGTACGCGGCGTCGCCGTCGAGCATGTCGCGGGCGCGCTCCACGGTGCGCTGCAGGAGCCCGTCGAGGTCGTCGGGCGCCGGGGAGCCGATGAACACCTCGAAGGCGTCCGCGGCCTTTCCACGGTCGCCGGACGCGGCGTCCGAGTTGACGGGGCCGCGCGAGGGGCTCTGCAGGACGGCCCGCTCGTCGGCGCGGACCAGCAGGCAGACGGTGGAGGGCTCGCCGGTGGTGTCGCGGACCCGCAGATGGGACCCGTACACGGGCTGTACGCGGCCGTCGGCGCCCCGTATGCCGTAGGTGCCCTCCCAGCGGGAGAGGAGCAGCGCCTCGGCGAGGCCGATGCCGGTGCCGGGGGTCTGCGGCCACGCGGTGAGCTCGGTGAGGGGCTTGCCGATCATCTGCTCGGAGGTGTGACCGAACAGATCCGTGGCGTCGTCGTTCCAGCGCGTGACGACGGCGTGGCGGTCGACCTGGATCACGGCGACGCGGACCCGCTCGTCGGTCAGCGGGAGGGCGGCGGTCGGCAGCGCGGGGCTCGCTGCGCGGGTGCCCGCGGAGCGCTCCGGCAGGTCGAGCTGGAACCAGACGTGCTTGGCGGCGGGGGTGTACTCGACGCCCCAGCGGCTGGCGAGGGCGGAGCAGAGGACGAGGCCGCGGCCGCCTTCGCTGTCCGGGTTGCGGATCTGGAGGCCGGCGTCCTGGAGCGGGACCTCGCGCTCCGGGTACCGGTCGGCGACCTCGACACGTACCGCTGTGTCGTAGCGCAGGCACTGTACGTCAGCGGCGGTGCCGGCGTGGACCACGGCATTCGTGACGAGTTCGCTGGTCAGGACGACAGCGTCGTCGACGATGTCGGAGAAGCCCCAGCCCTGCAGGGTGTCGCGGACGAAGGCGCGCGCGACGGCGACCGATCGCCCCACCGGCTGGAAGGTGGCCGCTGCCCGCGCCGTGATCACAGAACTCCTTGTGCGCCCCAGGACGCTGTCGTCGGTCTCGCTCTCGATTCCCTGCGCCGTCACCGGCGGCCCCCGTGAGGTGTAGGCCCGGTCTGTGGCGGGCAACCGGATGCCAGGTTACTTACCTCTGCTGATGGCGTGTGCGCTGGTTCCGGGTGTTTCTGCCCCGATCGTGCGACAGGTCATATGCGAAGCTGCCGAACTGTTATGGCCATGCGCAGGCATGGTGAAACACTGGGCATGTCTAAGAGGCAGTTCACGAGCAGTTTGGTCGACCCTCCGGGAGGGACACGGTGGAGTCCAGCGCATCGACGCGCGGTGCAGTTTCGCGTGCAAAGAACGCGCGATCCCGCGCCAACGGGACCATCGAGGTGGATTCGGCTGCCTTGTACAGACTTCTGGCGGCGTTGGCGTCCATGAGGGACGGCAACTTCCGCAAGCGGTTGACGGTGTCGGGAGACGGGCTGATGGCGGAGATCTCCGCCGTCTTCAACGAGGTCGCCGACCGTAATCAGCATCTGACGGGTGAGCTGGCGCGGGTGCGCCGGGTGGTCGGCCGTGAGGGAAAGCTCACGGAGCGGCTCGAGACCGGCGCCTGCGAGGGTTCCTGGGCGGCGGCGATCGACGCGTCCAACGCGCTGGTCGACGATCTCGTCCGGCCGGTCTCCGAGGTCGGAAGGGTGCTGTCGGCGGTCGCGGAGGGCGATCTGGAACAGCGGATGGACCTGCGGTCGCAGGGCGCGGACGGTTCCGCGCACCCGCTGCGCGGTGAGTTCCTCAAGGTCGGCCGGACGGTCAACGGCCTGGTGGACCAGTTGTCCGCGTTCACCGACGAGGTGACCCGTGTCGCCAGCGAGGTCGGCACCGAGGGCAAACTCGGCGGCCAGGCCAAGGTGCGCGGTATGTCCGGTTCGTGGAAGGACCTGACGGATTCCGTCAACACGATGGCGTCCCGGCTCACCGCCCAGGTGCGTGACATCGCTCTCGTGACGACGGCGGTCGCCAAGGGCGATCTGTCCCGGAAGGTCACGGTTCACGTGGCCGGCGAGATGCTGGAGCTGAAGAACACCGTCAACACGATGGTGGACCAGCTGTCGTCGTTCGCCTCCGAGGTGACCCGCGTCGCCCGTGAGGTCGGTACGGAGGGCGAGCTCGGCGGCCAGGCGCAGGTGCCGGACGTCGCCGGGGTGTGGAAGGACCTGACGGACTCCGTCAACCTCATGGCCGGGAATCTGACGGCCCAGGTGCGGGACATCGCGCAGGTGACGGCGGCGGTCGCCAACGGCGACCTGTCGCAGAAGATCACCATCGGGGCGCGCGGCGAGGTCGCGCAGCTCGCCGAGACGATCAACGCGATGACCGAGACACTGCGGACGTTCGCCGACGAGGTGACCCGTGTGGCGGGTGAGGTCGGCGCCGAGGGGCTGCTGGGCGGTCAGGCGCAGGTGCCGGGAGCGGCGGGGACGTGGAAGGACCTCACCGACTCGGTGAACACCGCGTTCCGCAACCTCACCGCGCAGGTGCGGGACATCGCGCAGGTGACGACGGCGGTCGCCAACGGCGACCTGTCGCAGAAGGTGACCGTGGACGTCTCCGGCGAGATGCTGGAGCTGAAGAACACCGTGAACACGATGGTGGACCAGCTGTCCTCCTTCGGCGCGGAAGTGACGCGGGTGGCGCGCGAGGTCGGCGTCGAGGGCGAGCTGGGCGGTCAGGCGCAGGTGCCGGGCGCGGCCGGTACGTGGAAGGACCTCACCGACTCGGTGAACACCGCCTTCCGCAACCTGACGGGCCAGGTCCGCAACATCGCGCAGGTGACGACGGCGGTCGCCAACGGCGATCTGTCGCAGAAGGTCACGGTGGACGTCTCCGGCGAGATGCTGGAGCTGAAGAACACCGTGAACCGCATGGTCGACCAGCTGTCGTCCTTCGCGGCCCAGGTGACCCGGATGGCGCGGGACGTGGGCACGGAGGGCCGGCTCGGCGGCCAGGCGCGGGTGGACGGCGTCGCCGGCACCTGGAAGGACCTGACGGACTCCGTCAACTTCATGGCGGGCAACCTGACGTCCCAGGTGCGGCAGATCGCCCAGGTGACGACGGCGGTGGCGCGCGGTGACCTGTCGCAGAAGATCGACGTGGACGCCCGGGGCGAGATCCTGGAGCTGAAGAACACCATCAACACGATGGTCGACCAGCTGTCCTCGTTCGCCGACCAGGTGACCCGCGTCGCGCGCGACGTGGGTACCGAGGGCCGGCTCGGCGGTCAGGCGCAGGTGCCCGGCGTCGCCGGTGTGTGGCGCGATCTGACCGATTCGGTGAACGGCATGGCGGGGAACCTGACCGCCCAGGTCCGCAACATCGCGCAGGTCGCGACGGCGGTGGCGCGTGGTGACCTGTCGCAGAAGATCGACGTGGACGCCCGCGGCGAGATCCTCGAGCTGAAGAACACCCTGAACACGATGGTCGACCAGCTGTCGTCCTTCGCGGAGCAGGTGACCCGGGTGGCCCGCGAGGTGGGTACCGAGGGGATCCTGGGCGGCCAGGCCGAGGTCAAGGGCGTGAGCGGCACGTGGAAGGACCTCACGCAGTCCGTCAACTTCATGGCCAACAACCTGACGAGCCAGGTCCGCAACATCGCGGAGGTCACGACGGCGGTCGCCAGCGGCGATCTGTCGAAGAAGATCACCGTCGACGCCAAGGGCGAGATCCTCGCCCTGGTCACCACCGTCAACACGATGGTGGACACGCTGTCGGCGTTCGGTGACGAGGTCACCCGCGTCGCCCGCGAGGTGGGTACCGAGGGCCAGTTGGGCGGGCAGGCCCGGGTGCGCGACGTGTCGGGCATCTGGAAGGACCTGACCGACAACGTCAACCTGATGGCCAACAACCTGACCAATCAGGTGCGTTCGATCGCCGCGGTCGCCACCGCGGTCGCCAACGGCGATCTCACCAAGAAGATCACCGTCGAGGCGCGCGGCGAGGTCGCTCAGCTCGCAGAAACGATCAACACGATGGTCGACACGCTGTCGGCGTTCGGTGACGAGGTCACCCGCGTCGCCCGCGAGGTCGGCACCGAGGGCATCCTCGGCGGCCAGGCCCGCGTACCCGGCGTCGCCGGCACGTGGAAGGACCTCACCGAATCGGTGAACGGCATGGCGTCCAACCTGACCGGACAGGTCCGCAACATCGCCATGGTGACGACCGCGGTCGCCCGCGGCGACCTGTCCAAGAAGATCGACGTGGACGCGCGCGGCGAGATCCTGGAGCTGAAGACGACCATCAACACGATGGTCGGCCAGCTGTCCGCCTTCGGTGACGAGGTCACCCGGGTGGCGCGCGAGGTGGGTACCGAGGGCCGGCTGGGCGGCCAGGCCCGTGTGCCGGACGTCTCCGGCATCTGGAAGGACCTCACCGAATCGGTGAACCTGATGGCCAACAACCTCACCAGCCAGGTCCGCAACATCGCGCAGGTGGCCACCGCGGTGACCCGCGGCGACCTCAATCTCCGCATCGACGTGGACGCGGCCGGCGAGATCCTGGAACTCCAGGACTACATCAACACGATGATCGTGCGCCTCCGGGAGACCACGCTCGCCAACAAGGAGCAGGACTGGCTCAAGGGCAACCTGGCCCGCATCTCCGGCCTGATGCAGGGCCGCCGGGAGCTGGGCGACGTGGCCGCGCTGATCATGAGCGAGCTGACCCCGGTGGTCTCCGCGCAGCACGGCGCGTTCTTCCTCGCCGAGGAGATCGGCGACGGCACCGAGATCGGCTCGGGGGAGGACGAGGACGCGTACGAGCTGCGGCTCGTCGGGTCGTACGGTTTCTCCAAGCGCTCCATGCCGACCACGTTCCTGCCCGGTGAGGCGCTGATCGGGCAGGCCGCGATCGAGAAGCGGTCGATCCTGATCGAGAACGTGCCGCCGGGGTATCTGAAGATCGTCTCGGGGCTCGGTGAGGCGCCCCCGGCGCATGTCATCGTCCTGCCGGTGCTGTTCGAGGACCGGATCCTGGGCGTGATCGAACTGGCCGCGTTCCAGCAGTTCACCCAGATCCAGAAGGACTTCCTCAGCCAGATCACCGACATCATCGCGATCAGCGTGAACACGATCAGCGTCAACACCAAGACCGAGGGACTGCTCGAGCAGTCCCAGGAGCTGACCGAGCAGCTCAAGGAGCGGTCCGGCGAGCTGGAGAACCGGCAGAAGGCGCTGCAGCTGTCCAACGCCGAGCTGGAGGAGAAGGCCGAGCTGCTGGCCCGGCAGAACCGCGACATCGAGGTGAAGAACACCGAGATCGAGGAGGCCCGGCAGGTCCTGGAGGAGCGCGCCGAGCAGCTCGCGGTCTCGATGCGCTACAAGTCCGAGTTCCTGGCCAACATGTCGCACGAGCTGCGCACCCCGCTCAACTCGCTGCTGATCCTGGCCAAGCTGCTGGCCGACAACGCCGACGGGAACCTGTCGTCCAAGCAGGTCGAGTTCTCCGAGACGATCCACGGGGCGGGCTCGGACCTGCTGCAGCTCATCAACGACATCCTCGACCTGTCGAAGGTCGAGGCGGGCAAGATGGACGTCAGCCCGACCCGTATCGCCCTGGTGCAGCTCGTCGACTACGTCGAGGCGACGTTCCGTCCGCTGACCGCCGAGAAGGGCCTGGACTTCTCGGTCCGGGTCTCGCCGGAGCTCCCGGTCACCCTGCACACGGACGAGCAGCGGCTGCTGCAGGTGCTGCGCAACCTGCTCTCCAACGCGGTCAAGTTCACCGACAGCGGTTCCGTCGAGCTGGTCATCCGGCCGGCGGGTCCCGAGGTCCCGCAATCGATCCGCGAGCAGTTGCTGGAGTCCGGGGCGCTGCGCGACGCGGACCAGCCGCTGATCGCGTTCTCCGTCACCGACACCGGGATCGGGATCGCGGCGAGCAAGATGCGGGTGATCTTCGAGGCGTTCAAGCAGGCCGACGGCACCACCAGCCGCAAGTACGGCGGCACCGGCCTGGGCCTGTCGATCAGCCGGGAGATCGCCCGGCTGCTGGGCGGGGAGATCCACGCGGACAGCCAGCCCGGCCGCGGCTCGACGTTCACCCTGTACCTGCCGCTCAGCAGCAGTGAACTGCCGCCGCACGGCTACCCGCAGCTGCCCGGCGGCGAGGTGATCAGCGAGTCGGAGCACCACGCGCCCACCCGCAACCGCCTCGCCGGCAGCAGCCTGTCCCGGCTGCGCCGCCGCTCGGCGCCCCCGCAGCTGCAGTCGCTTCCGGGACAGCCCGCCGCGCTGCCCGCGGAGGAGTCCTGGGTGGACGGCACGCACTCCGACGGGTACGCGCGCTTCGCGGGCGGGTTCAACGGCGAGAAGGTGCTCATCGTCGACGACGACATCCGCAATGTCTTCGCGCTGACCAGCGTGCTGGAGCAGCACGGGCTGACGGTGCTCTACGCGGAGAACGGCCGCGAGGGGATCGAGGTGCTGGAACAGCACGACGATGTCGCGATCGTCCTGATGGACATCATGATGCCGGAGATGGACGGGTATGCGACGACGACGGCGATCCGCAGGATGCCGCAGTTCGCCGGACTGCCGATCCTGGCGCTGACGGCGAAGGCGATGAAGGGCGACCGGGAGAAGAGCATCGAGTCCGGAGCGTCGGACTATGTCACCAAGCCGGTCGACACCGATCATCTGCTGGCACTCATGGAGCAGTGGATGAACGCCCGCGGAACACCCCGTTGAAAGGTGGACTGTTGACGGCGTGTGTCCATTCAGGTGTGAGGGGGCGGGATTCAGGGAACCTTCTGGTCTCCGCTAGCGTTTCTGCTTCGTGCACAGTGACATGGCGGTGACAGGGTGTGGCGAACGGCAGGTGCGGCTACCATGACCGGCACAAGGACGGGCGGCGCAAGGGAGTCGTCCCCGGGGGCGGCCACCAGCGTGGTGCCGGGACGAGGAGGGCGGGCCATGGTGCAGAAGGCCAAGATCCTTCTTGTCGACGACCGGCCGGAGAATCTGCTGGCGCTGGAGGCGATCCTCTCGGCGCTCGATCAGACGCTGGTACGGGCGGCATCCGGGGAAGAGGCGCTGAAGGCGCTGCTCACGGACGATTTCGCGGTGATCCTGCTCGATGTGCAGATGCCGGGCATGGACGGTTTCGAGACCGCCGCCCACATCAAGCGGCGCGAGCGGACCCGTGACATCCCGATCATCTTCCTGACGGCGATCAACCACGGCCCGCACCACACCTTCCGCGGCTACGCGGCCGGTGCGGTCGACTACATCTCCAAACCCTTCGACCCCTGGGTGCTGCGCGCCAAGGTGTCGGTGTTCGTCGAGCTCTACATGAAGAACTGCCAGCTGCGGGAGCAGGCGGCGCTGCTGCGGCTCCAGCTGGAGCAGGGCGCTTCGGTGGGCGTCAACGGGGCGAAGGAGCCTGCCGGACTGCTCGCCGAGCTCTCCGCGCGGCTGGCCGCCGTCGAGGAGCAGGCCGAGGCGCTGTCGAAGCAGCTCGACGAGTCGGCGGACGCGGCCGCGGTGGCGACCGCCGCGCATCTGGAGCGCAAGCTCACCGGTCTGCGGCGGGCGTTGGACGCTCTGGAGCCGGGCACCGGCGACGGCGGCGTCAGGTATCCCCCACAGGACTGAGCGGAACCCCCGCCGTTGACGCTGCGTCACCCTTGGCCCACCCGAGGCGCGACACGGACGGGGGTATCCGGCGCACGCGTGTCCAGCCGGGTCTTCGGAGGTAATCTCGGCACCATGGCCTCACGTACGCCCGGCGGCACTGCCAAGAAAGCTCCGGCGAAGCCTGCGGCCAAGAAAACCGCGGCGAAGAAGACCGCAGCGAAGAAACCACCTGCCAAGAAGGCGGCGGCCCCCCGTGCGGCGAAGGGGGCCGCTCCCAAGCCCGCTCCCCGAGTGGCCCCGTCACCCACCGGTGGTGTGTACCGGATGACGCGCGCCCTGTGGCTCGGCGTCGCCCACGGCATCGGCGCGGTGTTCCGCGGCATAGGGCGCGGAGCACGCGGCCTCGACCCCGCGCACCGCAAGGACGGCGTGGCGCTGCTGCTGCTCGGTCTGACGCTGGTCGTGGCCGCGGGCACCTGGTCCAATCTGCGCGGCCCGGTCGGCGATCTCGTGGAGATGCTCGTCACCGGCGCCTTCGGCCGGCTCGATCTGCTGGTGCCGATACTGATCGGCGTCGTCGCGGTCCGGCTGATGCGGCACCCGGAGCAGCCCGAGGCCAACGGGCGGATCGTCATCGGGCTGTCCACCCTGGTGCTCGGCGCCCTCGGCCTGGTCCACCTGGCCTGCGGTTCGCCGAGCCGGGACGCGGGAGCCGAGGCGCTGCGCGACGCCGGCGGCCTGATCGGCTGGGCGGCCGCGTCGCCGCTGCTCTACACGGTCGGCTCGGCGCTCGCCGTACCGCTGCTGCTGCTCATCACCGTCTTCGGGCTGCTGGTCGTCACGGCCACCCCGGTCAACGCGATTCCGCAGCGGCTGCGGCTGCTCGGCACCAAGCTCGGCCTGTACGAGGCACCGCCGGACCTGGACGCGGTGCCGATGGAGGAGCTGTTCGAGGAGGACCCGGAGCCGGCGGAGGACTACCCGCGCCGCCGGTCCCCGCTGCGCTTCACCAAGCACGACCAGGGCATGGAGGAACTGGCGGCGCTGGGGGAGTTCGGCGACGAGGAGGCCGACGAGCCCCGGCCGCGCCGCCGCCCGCGGCGCAGGCCCGAGCCCGGCCAGCAGGACTACGCGGCCGCCTCCGGGATGGACGCGGTGGACGTGGCGGCCGCCGCGGCCGCGGCGCTGGACGGCGCCGTGCTGCACGGCGTGCAGCCGTCACCGCTGCTCGCCGGTCTCAGCAACAGCGTCAAGACGGGGTCCGGCACCGGATCGGGCGTGCCCGCGGCCCGCGCCGAGGACACCGCCGAGCCGTCGACCGGCTCCGGCGTCCCCGACCTGACCAAGAAGACCGTCGACCCGGTGGACCCGCTCCCGCCGCGCGCCGAGCAGCTCCAGCTGTCCGGCGACATCACGTACTCGCTGCCCTCGCTGGACCTGCTGGAACGCGGCGGCCCCGGCCGTACCCGCAGCGCCGCGAACGACGCGGTGGTCGCCTCACTGCAGCAGGTCTTCACCGAGTTCAAGGTCGACGCCACGGTCACCGGCTTCACCCGCGGCCCGACGGTCACCCGCTACGAGATCGAGCTCGGCTCGGCGGTCAAGGTCGAGCGGATCACGGCACTGGCCAAGAACATCGCGTACTCCGTCGCCAGCCCGGACGTCCGGATCATCAGCCCGATCCCCGGCAAGTCGGCGGTCGGCATCGAGATCCCGAACAGCGACCGCGAGATGGTCAACGT from the Streptomyces sp. RKAG293 genome contains:
- a CDS encoding SpoIIE family protein phosphatase, producing the protein MITARAAATFQPVGRSVAVARAFVRDTLQGWGFSDIVDDAVVLTSELVTNAVVHAGTAADVQCLRYDTAVRVEVADRYPEREVPLQDAGLQIRNPDSEGGRGLVLCSALASRWGVEYTPAAKHVWFQLDLPERSAGTRAASPALPTAALPLTDERVRVAVIQVDRHAVVTRWNDDATDLFGHTSEQMIGKPLTELTAWPQTPGTGIGLAEALLLSRWEGTYGIRGADGRVQPVYGSHLRVRDTTGEPSTVCLLVRADERAVLQSPSRGPVNSDAASGDRGKAADAFEVFIGSPAPDDLDGLLQRTVERARDMLDGDAAYLLLATDDETELEVRASTGLPSARQRFARVPVEAGTGRYGSARMPAVHEDLNAVPGAVPLLAGTGMRSIVTVPLKVEGRLTGSLGVAAEAPGRYSNEEALRLQFAADRIALAVESARLTELERLRRGSLSFLVEASDLLAGTLERDQTLALMAQMTVPTLASWCAVYTIAEQSEPELAFVLHEDEDRIDGIKALLAKLNPPAPEPTPGARIWTAPSDAAHSTALRASLRSLGLGEAGRPATGPGTALATAAAVGGETVVLPLVARNRVIGMLTLGKPADERFRQEILELAEDLSRRAALALDNARLYSERTAISQALQRSLLPPGLPPIPGVEVEVIYRAAGEGNEVGGDFYDLFPIRDGCWGFAIGDVCGTGPEAAAVTGLARHAIRLLAREGFGGPAVLERLNAAILDEGARSRFLTLLYGELWPQPDGSAILKVVCAGHPLPLRLRPDGTVESAADPQPLLGVLEDLELVEQTITLDPGDVMLCVTDGVTERREGTRMLGDDGLADVLATCTGLTAGAVAARIQRAVERFASDAPSDDMAILAMRVPALPDN
- a CDS encoding HAMP domain-containing protein is translated as MESSASTRGAVSRAKNARSRANGTIEVDSAALYRLLAALASMRDGNFRKRLTVSGDGLMAEISAVFNEVADRNQHLTGELARVRRVVGREGKLTERLETGACEGSWAAAIDASNALVDDLVRPVSEVGRVLSAVAEGDLEQRMDLRSQGADGSAHPLRGEFLKVGRTVNGLVDQLSAFTDEVTRVASEVGTEGKLGGQAKVRGMSGSWKDLTDSVNTMASRLTAQVRDIALVTTAVAKGDLSRKVTVHVAGEMLELKNTVNTMVDQLSSFASEVTRVAREVGTEGELGGQAQVPDVAGVWKDLTDSVNLMAGNLTAQVRDIAQVTAAVANGDLSQKITIGARGEVAQLAETINAMTETLRTFADEVTRVAGEVGAEGLLGGQAQVPGAAGTWKDLTDSVNTAFRNLTAQVRDIAQVTTAVANGDLSQKVTVDVSGEMLELKNTVNTMVDQLSSFGAEVTRVAREVGVEGELGGQAQVPGAAGTWKDLTDSVNTAFRNLTGQVRNIAQVTTAVANGDLSQKVTVDVSGEMLELKNTVNRMVDQLSSFAAQVTRMARDVGTEGRLGGQARVDGVAGTWKDLTDSVNFMAGNLTSQVRQIAQVTTAVARGDLSQKIDVDARGEILELKNTINTMVDQLSSFADQVTRVARDVGTEGRLGGQAQVPGVAGVWRDLTDSVNGMAGNLTAQVRNIAQVATAVARGDLSQKIDVDARGEILELKNTLNTMVDQLSSFAEQVTRVAREVGTEGILGGQAEVKGVSGTWKDLTQSVNFMANNLTSQVRNIAEVTTAVASGDLSKKITVDAKGEILALVTTVNTMVDTLSAFGDEVTRVAREVGTEGQLGGQARVRDVSGIWKDLTDNVNLMANNLTNQVRSIAAVATAVANGDLTKKITVEARGEVAQLAETINTMVDTLSAFGDEVTRVAREVGTEGILGGQARVPGVAGTWKDLTESVNGMASNLTGQVRNIAMVTTAVARGDLSKKIDVDARGEILELKTTINTMVGQLSAFGDEVTRVAREVGTEGRLGGQARVPDVSGIWKDLTESVNLMANNLTSQVRNIAQVATAVTRGDLNLRIDVDAAGEILELQDYINTMIVRLRETTLANKEQDWLKGNLARISGLMQGRRELGDVAALIMSELTPVVSAQHGAFFLAEEIGDGTEIGSGEDEDAYELRLVGSYGFSKRSMPTTFLPGEALIGQAAIEKRSILIENVPPGYLKIVSGLGEAPPAHVIVLPVLFEDRILGVIELAAFQQFTQIQKDFLSQITDIIAISVNTISVNTKTEGLLEQSQELTEQLKERSGELENRQKALQLSNAELEEKAELLARQNRDIEVKNTEIEEARQVLEERAEQLAVSMRYKSEFLANMSHELRTPLNSLLILAKLLADNADGNLSSKQVEFSETIHGAGSDLLQLINDILDLSKVEAGKMDVSPTRIALVQLVDYVEATFRPLTAEKGLDFSVRVSPELPVTLHTDEQRLLQVLRNLLSNAVKFTDSGSVELVIRPAGPEVPQSIREQLLESGALRDADQPLIAFSVTDTGIGIAASKMRVIFEAFKQADGTTSRKYGGTGLGLSISREIARLLGGEIHADSQPGRGSTFTLYLPLSSSELPPHGYPQLPGGEVISESEHHAPTRNRLAGSSLSRLRRRSAPPQLQSLPGQPAALPAEESWVDGTHSDGYARFAGGFNGEKVLIVDDDIRNVFALTSVLEQHGLTVLYAENGREGIEVLEQHDDVAIVLMDIMMPEMDGYATTTAIRRMPQFAGLPILALTAKAMKGDREKSIESGASDYVTKPVDTDHLLALMEQWMNARGTPR
- a CDS encoding two-component system response regulator — its product is MVQKAKILLVDDRPENLLALEAILSALDQTLVRAASGEEALKALLTDDFAVILLDVQMPGMDGFETAAHIKRRERTRDIPIIFLTAINHGPHHTFRGYAAGAVDYISKPFDPWVLRAKVSVFVELYMKNCQLREQAALLRLQLEQGASVGVNGAKEPAGLLAELSARLAAVEEQAEALSKQLDESADAAAVATAAHLERKLTGLRRALDALEPGTGDGGVRYPPQD
- a CDS encoding DNA translocase FtsK, translated to MASRTPGGTAKKAPAKPAAKKTAAKKTAAKKPPAKKAAAPRAAKGAAPKPAPRVAPSPTGGVYRMTRALWLGVAHGIGAVFRGIGRGARGLDPAHRKDGVALLLLGLTLVVAAGTWSNLRGPVGDLVEMLVTGAFGRLDLLVPILIGVVAVRLMRHPEQPEANGRIVIGLSTLVLGALGLVHLACGSPSRDAGAEALRDAGGLIGWAAASPLLYTVGSALAVPLLLLITVFGLLVVTATPVNAIPQRLRLLGTKLGLYEAPPDLDAVPMEELFEEDPEPAEDYPRRRSPLRFTKHDQGMEELAALGEFGDEEADEPRPRRRPRRRPEPGQQDYAAASGMDAVDVAAAAAAALDGAVLHGVQPSPLLAGLSNSVKTGSGTGSGVPAARAEDTAEPSTGSGVPDLTKKTVDPVDPLPPRAEQLQLSGDITYSLPSLDLLERGGPGRTRSAANDAVVASLQQVFTEFKVDATVTGFTRGPTVTRYEIELGSAVKVERITALAKNIAYSVASPDVRIISPIPGKSAVGIEIPNSDREMVNVGDVLRSAAAAGEEHPMTVALGKDVEGGYVMANLAKMPHILVAGATGSGKSSCINGLITSIMCRATPDEVRMVLVDPKRVELTAYEGIPHLITPIITNPKRAAEALQWVVREMDLRYDDLAAFGFRHIDDFNAAVRSGKTQPLPGSERELSPYPYLLVIVDELADLMMVAPRDVEDSIVRITQLARAAGIHLVLATQRPSVDVVTGLIKANVPSRLAFSTSSLADSRVILDQNGAEKLIGRGDGLFLPMGANKPTRMQGAFVTEEEIAKIVEHCKAQLTPTYRTDVAVGTAPKREVDEEIGDDLDLLCQAAELVVSTQFGSTSMLQRKLRVGFAKAGRLMDLMESRGIVGPSEGSKARDVMVKADELDGVLAVIRGDAHS